The proteins below are encoded in one region of Winogradskyella helgolandensis:
- a CDS encoding Rossmann-fold NAD(P)-binding domain-containing protein: MKNYTKIKDISNLSETIKEAILLKMNPFEFQDLGKHKTLVMLFFNSSLRTRLSTEKAAKNLGMDVMILNVNDAWNIEFEDGSIMNGNSSEHIKEAAQVISQYADIIAVRAFPTLQDKAKDESEYILNNFKKYATVPIVNMESATAHPLQALADAITISELTENARPKVVISWAPHPKALPQAVPNSFVEMMQHLEVDLTITHPKGYELSEDITKDTPINYNQEDALKDADFVYVKNWSSYNDYGKILSQDNNWMMTRSKLGHAKFMHCLPVRRNVIVEDAVLDSDQSVVIKQANNRTYAAQVVLKQILEDL, translated from the coding sequence ATGAAAAATTACACCAAAATAAAAGACATTTCAAACCTATCTGAAACCATAAAGGAAGCTATTTTACTAAAAATGAATCCTTTTGAATTTCAAGATTTAGGAAAACATAAAACCTTAGTAATGCTCTTTTTTAATTCGAGTTTAAGAACCCGATTAAGCACCGAAAAAGCAGCAAAAAACTTAGGCATGGATGTCATGATTTTAAACGTGAATGATGCCTGGAATATTGAGTTTGAAGATGGCTCAATTATGAATGGGAACTCATCGGAACACATTAAAGAAGCCGCACAAGTGATTTCGCAATATGCAGATATCATTGCTGTAAGAGCATTTCCAACATTACAAGATAAAGCTAAAGATGAATCAGAATACATTCTCAATAACTTTAAAAAATACGCAACTGTTCCAATCGTGAATATGGAAAGTGCAACAGCACATCCATTGCAAGCTTTAGCAGATGCAATAACTATTTCTGAACTAACTGAAAACGCTAGACCAAAAGTGGTTATTTCTTGGGCACCACACCCAAAAGCATTGCCACAAGCCGTCCCAAATTCGTTTGTAGAAATGATGCAACATTTAGAGGTTGATTTAACCATCACACATCCTAAAGGTTATGAATTAAGTGAAGACATCACTAAAGACACACCAATAAATTACAATCAAGAGGACGCTTTAAAAGATGCTGATTTTGTTTATGTAAAAAACTGGAGTAGTTACAATGACTACGGAAAAATATTGAGTCAGGATAACAATTGGATGATGACCAGGTCGAAATTAGGTCATGCAAAATTTATGCATTGCTTACCTGTAAGACGAAATGTAATTGTTGAAGATGCGGTATTAGATAGTGATCAGTCTGTGGTGATTAAACAAGCGAACAATAGAACGTATGCTGCCCAAGTTGTTTTGAAACAGATTTTAGAGGATTTATAA
- a CDS encoding aspartate aminotransferase family protein, whose protein sequence is MSLFNVYPLFDITPVSAKDVYVYDDKNVEYLDLYGGHAVISIGHSHPKYVSAISNQVEKLGFYSNAIQNPLQVELADKLEALSDCKDYQLFLCNSGAEANENALKLASFHNGKKKVLAFKNSFHGRTSAAVAATDNPKIVAPINAQQHVDFVELGDLDTVEQILKQNETCAIIVEFIQGVGGLDQSTTEFYQGLETLCKHYNTALIADEVQSGFGRTGDFFAFQKHNITPDIISIAKGMGNGFPVGGILIHPSIKASFGLLGTTFGGNHLACAATLSVLDVLEEENLMENAHNISDYFLEKAKGLPNLKSIKGRGLMIGLEFDFPISELRKKLIFDHHIFTGSAKNPNLIRILPPLTIQKKHIDVFFEALEKELNKL, encoded by the coding sequence ATGAGTTTATTTAATGTATATCCACTATTTGACATCACACCTGTAAGTGCAAAAGATGTTTACGTTTACGACGACAAAAATGTTGAGTATCTAGATTTATACGGAGGACACGCGGTGATTTCTATTGGACATTCACACCCAAAATATGTATCAGCTATTTCTAATCAAGTTGAAAAATTAGGTTTTTATAGTAATGCGATTCAAAATCCATTACAAGTTGAATTAGCAGATAAATTAGAAGCGCTTTCTGACTGTAAAGATTACCAATTATTTTTGTGTAATTCTGGAGCAGAAGCGAATGAAAATGCTCTAAAACTAGCGTCATTCCACAATGGAAAAAAGAAAGTTTTAGCGTTTAAAAATTCATTTCACGGCAGAACATCTGCTGCAGTAGCTGCCACCGACAACCCAAAAATTGTAGCACCAATTAATGCACAACAACATGTTGACTTTGTAGAATTAGGCGATTTAGATACTGTTGAACAAATTTTGAAACAGAACGAAACTTGTGCTATAATTGTCGAATTTATACAAGGAGTTGGCGGTTTAGATCAAAGCACTACAGAATTCTATCAAGGTCTCGAAACACTTTGCAAGCACTACAACACAGCCTTAATCGCTGACGAAGTACAATCTGGATTCGGTAGAACTGGCGACTTTTTCGCTTTTCAAAAACACAACATTACACCAGATATTATCTCAATTGCCAAAGGAATGGGAAATGGGTTTCCAGTTGGAGGGATTTTAATACACCCTTCAATTAAAGCCTCTTTTGGTTTATTAGGAACCACATTTGGAGGTAATCATTTAGCATGCGCTGCAACATTATCTGTTTTAGACGTTTTAGAAGAAGAAAACTTAATGGAAAATGCTCATAACATTTCAGATTATTTTCTAGAAAAAGCCAAAGGATTACCCAACTTAAAATCGATTAAAGGTCGTGGTTTAATGATTGGATTGGAATTTGATTTTCCAATTTCCGAATTGAGAAAAAAATTAATTTTCGATCATCATATTTTCACAGGAAGTGCAAAGAATCCAAATTTGATACGTATTCTTCCTCCATTAACGATTCAGAAAAAACACATTGATGTCTTTTTTGAAGCGTTAGAAAAAGAATTAAATAAATTGTAA